From Paraburkholderia sabiae, a single genomic window includes:
- the fba gene encoding class II fructose-bisphosphate aldolase (catalyzes the reversible aldol condensation of dihydroxyacetonephosphate and glyceraldehyde 3-phosphate in the Calvin cycle, glycolysis, and/or gluconeogenesis), which yields MPLVSMRQLLDHAAEHGYGLPAFNVNNLEQVQAIMAAADQVNAPVIMQASAGARKYAGEPFLRHLIEAAVESYPHIPVVMHQDHGQSPAVCMAAIRSGFTSVMMDGSLEADGKTVASYEYNVDVSRKVVEAAHSIGVTVEAELGVLGSLETLMGDKEDGHGAEGTMTREQLLTDVEQAADFVKLTQCDALAIAIGTSHGAYKFSKKPTGDILSIQRIREIHERIPNTHLVMHGSSSVPQELLAEIREFGGDMKETYGVPVEEIQIGIRHGVRKINIDTDLRLAITGAIRRYLAENPSKFDPRDYLKPAREAAKKVCVDRYLAFGCEGQASKIKPVSLDKIAEKYKSGELAQVVR from the coding sequence ATGCCTCTCGTATCAATGCGTCAACTGCTGGACCATGCCGCCGAACACGGTTATGGCCTTCCGGCATTCAACGTGAACAATCTGGAGCAGGTGCAGGCAATCATGGCGGCAGCCGATCAGGTCAACGCGCCCGTGATCATGCAGGCCTCGGCAGGCGCGCGTAAGTACGCGGGCGAGCCGTTCCTGCGTCATCTGATCGAGGCGGCCGTGGAATCGTATCCGCACATTCCCGTCGTGATGCACCAGGATCACGGCCAGTCGCCGGCGGTCTGCATGGCCGCGATCCGCAGCGGCTTCACGAGCGTGATGATGGACGGTTCGCTCGAAGCCGACGGCAAGACGGTTGCATCGTACGAGTACAACGTCGACGTGTCGCGCAAGGTCGTTGAAGCGGCGCATTCGATCGGCGTGACGGTTGAAGCGGAACTGGGCGTGCTCGGTTCGCTGGAAACGCTGATGGGCGACAAGGAAGACGGCCACGGCGCGGAAGGCACGATGACGCGCGAGCAGCTGCTGACGGACGTCGAGCAGGCCGCCGACTTCGTGAAGCTCACGCAGTGCGACGCTTTGGCGATTGCGATCGGCACGTCGCACGGCGCGTACAAGTTCTCGAAGAAGCCGACGGGCGATATCCTGTCCATCCAGCGTATCCGCGAGATTCACGAGCGCATTCCGAACACGCACCTGGTGATGCACGGTTCGTCGTCGGTGCCGCAGGAACTGCTGGCCGAGATCCGCGAATTCGGCGGCGACATGAAAGAAACGTACGGCGTGCCCGTCGAGGAAATCCAGATCGGCATCAGGCACGGCGTGCGCAAGATCAACATCGACACCGATCTGCGTCTGGCCATCACGGGCGCGATCCGTCGTTATCTGGCGGAAAATCCGTCGAAGTTCGATCCGCGCGACTACCTGAAGCCGGCTCGCGAAGCCGCGAAGAAGGTCTGTGTGGACCGTTATCTGGCGTTCGGTTGCGAAGGCCAGGCGTCGAAGATCAAGCCGGTCTCGCTGGACAAGATCGCTGAGAAGTACAAGTCGGGCGAACTCGCGCAAGTCGTTCGCTAA
- a CDS encoding phosphoribosylaminoimidazolesuccinocarboxamide synthase has product MSTLYESTLRSLPLLGRGKVRDNYAVGNDQLLIVTTDRLSAFDVIMGEPIPDKGRVLNQMANFWFDKLSHVVPNHLTGVAPESVVAADEAEQVKGRAVVVKRLEPILVEAVVRGYLAGSGWKDYQATGAVCGVQLPEGLQNAQKLPEPIFTPAAKAEMGHHDENITYDEMERRIGTELSATIRDISIRLYKEAAEYAATRGIIIADTKFEFGLDEHGKLYLMDEALTADSSRFWPADQYQVGTNPPSFDKQFVRDWLETQPWKKEPPAPKLPDEVVTKTAEKYQEALERLTGQKLD; this is encoded by the coding sequence ATGTCTACCCTCTACGAATCCACGCTCCGCTCGCTGCCGCTGCTCGGCCGCGGCAAGGTCCGCGACAACTACGCGGTGGGCAACGACCAGTTGCTGATCGTCACGACGGACCGTCTGTCCGCTTTCGACGTCATCATGGGCGAGCCGATTCCGGACAAGGGTCGCGTGCTTAACCAGATGGCGAACTTCTGGTTCGACAAGCTCAGCCACGTCGTGCCGAACCATTTGACGGGCGTCGCGCCGGAAAGCGTCGTCGCCGCCGACGAAGCCGAGCAGGTGAAAGGCCGCGCGGTGGTCGTGAAGCGCCTCGAGCCGATTCTCGTCGAAGCCGTGGTGCGCGGCTATCTGGCCGGTAGCGGCTGGAAGGACTATCAGGCAACGGGCGCCGTGTGCGGCGTGCAATTGCCCGAAGGCCTGCAAAACGCGCAGAAGCTGCCCGAGCCGATTTTCACGCCGGCAGCCAAGGCCGAAATGGGCCATCACGACGAAAACATCACGTACGACGAGATGGAGCGCCGCATCGGCACCGAACTGTCGGCAACGATCCGCGACATCTCGATCCGTCTGTACAAGGAAGCGGCCGAGTACGCGGCAACGCGCGGCATCATCATTGCCGACACGAAGTTCGAATTCGGTCTGGACGAGCACGGCAAGCTGTATCTGATGGACGAAGCGCTGACGGCGGATTCGTCGCGTTTCTGGCCGGCGGATCAGTATCAGGTCGGCACCAACCCGCCGTCGTTCGACAAGCAGTTCGTGCGCGACTGGCTCGAAACCCAGCCGTGGAAGAAAGAGCCGCCCGCACCGAAGCTGCCCGACGAAGTCGTCACGAAGACGGCCGAGAAATACCAGGAAGCGCTCGAACGCCTCACGGGACAGAAGCTCGACTGA
- the purE gene encoding 5-(carboxyamino)imidazole ribonucleotide mutase: protein MSEAHTHSAPVIGVLMGSSSDWEVMKNAVAILQEFGVPYEAKVVSAHRMPDEMFAYAESARERGIRAIIAGAGGAAHLPGMLAAKTTVPVLGVPVASKYLKGVDSLHSIVQMPKGVPVATFAIGEAGAANAALFAVSLLSGTSPEYAEKLAAFRVRQNEAAHAMTLPPL, encoded by the coding sequence ATGAGTGAAGCACACACGCACAGCGCGCCCGTCATCGGCGTGCTGATGGGTTCCAGCTCCGACTGGGAAGTGATGAAGAACGCGGTCGCGATCCTGCAGGAATTCGGCGTGCCGTACGAAGCGAAGGTCGTGTCTGCGCATCGCATGCCGGACGAAATGTTCGCCTATGCTGAAAGCGCGCGCGAGCGCGGCATCCGCGCGATCATCGCGGGCGCGGGCGGCGCGGCGCATTTGCCGGGCATGCTCGCCGCGAAGACGACGGTGCCCGTGCTGGGCGTGCCGGTCGCGAGCAAGTACCTGAAGGGCGTCGATTCGCTGCATTCGATCGTGCAGATGCCGAAGGGCGTGCCCGTCGCGACGTTCGCGATCGGCGAAGCGGGCGCGGCGAATGCGGCGCTGTTCGCCGTGTCGCTGCTGTCGGGCACGTCGCCGGAATATGCGGAGAAGCTCGCCGCATTCCGCGTGCGCCAGAACGAAGCGGCTCATGCAATGACGCTGCCGCCGCTGTAA
- a CDS encoding 5-(carboxyamino)imidazole ribonucleotide synthase: protein MNPDNTPVSPIMPGAWLGMVGGGQLGRMFCFAAQAMGYRVAVLDPDETSPAGAVADRHLRAAYDDEAALTELARLCAAVSTEFENVPAASLDFLARTTFVSPAGRCVAVAQDRIAEKRFIASSGVPVAPHVVIETSDALAAIDDAALEAVLPGILKTARMGYDGKGQVRVNTVAEVRAAYASLGGVPTVLEKRLPLKFEVSALIARGATGCSAVYPLAQNTHRNGVLSHTIVPAPDANATLVEQAQQAALQIADKLGYVGVLCVEFFILEDGTLVANEMAPRPHNSGHYTVDACATSQFEQQVRAMTGMPLGDTRQHSPAVMLNILGDVWFPANAKGDKPTAAVTPPWHEVAAMPEARLHLYGKEEARPGRKMGHVNFTAATLEHARSAARDCARLLHIPTN from the coding sequence ATGAATCCAGACAACACTCCGGTTTCACCGATTATGCCCGGCGCATGGCTCGGCATGGTCGGTGGCGGCCAGCTCGGCCGCATGTTCTGCTTCGCCGCGCAGGCGATGGGCTATCGCGTCGCCGTGCTCGATCCGGATGAAACCAGTCCGGCGGGCGCCGTTGCGGATCGCCATCTGCGCGCCGCGTATGACGACGAAGCGGCTCTCACCGAACTCGCACGCCTGTGCGCGGCGGTATCGACCGAATTCGAGAACGTCCCCGCCGCGAGCCTCGATTTCCTCGCGCGCACGACGTTCGTCAGTCCTGCCGGGCGCTGTGTCGCCGTCGCGCAGGATCGTATTGCGGAGAAACGCTTCATCGCGTCGTCGGGCGTGCCTGTGGCGCCGCACGTGGTGATCGAAACGTCGGACGCACTTGCCGCTATCGACGACGCCGCGCTCGAAGCCGTGCTGCCCGGCATTCTGAAGACGGCGCGCATGGGCTACGACGGCAAGGGCCAGGTGCGCGTGAACACCGTCGCCGAAGTGCGCGCGGCGTATGCGTCGCTGGGCGGCGTTCCGACCGTGCTGGAAAAGCGCTTGCCGTTGAAGTTCGAAGTGTCGGCGCTGATCGCGCGCGGCGCGACGGGTTGCTCGGCCGTGTATCCGCTCGCGCAGAACACGCATCGCAACGGCGTGCTGTCGCACACCATCGTGCCCGCGCCCGACGCGAACGCGACGCTCGTCGAGCAGGCGCAGCAGGCCGCGCTGCAGATCGCCGACAAGCTCGGCTATGTCGGCGTGCTGTGCGTCGAGTTCTTCATTCTCGAAGACGGCACGCTGGTCGCGAACGAAATGGCGCCGCGTCCACACAACTCCGGCCACTACACTGTCGACGCCTGTGCGACGAGCCAGTTCGAACAGCAGGTGCGGGCGATGACGGGTATGCCGCTCGGCGATACGCGTCAGCATTCGCCCGCCGTGATGCTGAATATCCTCGGCGACGTGTGGTTCCCCGCGAACGCAAAGGGCGACAAGCCGACGGCCGCCGTCACGCCGCCGTGGCACGAAGTCGCCGCGATGCCGGAAGCGCGTCTGCATTTGTACGGCAAGGAAGAAGCGCGGCCCGGTCGCAAGATGGGGCACGTGAATTTCACGGCCGCGACGCTCGAGCATGCGCGTTCGGCGGCGCGTGACTGCGCGCGTCTGCTGCATATTCCGACGAACTGA
- a CDS encoding L-threonylcarbamoyladenylate synthase: protein MPDQMKPADVTSSVSADEIAHAAALLDAGQLVAFPTETVYGLGGDAESPDAVARIYAAKGRPANHPVIVHLAPNGDPNYWVAQLPSEAQRLIDAFWPGPLTLILKRAAHIPAAVSGGQDSVGLRCPSHPVAQSLLAAFSALRNGHGGVAAPSANRFGHVSPTTAQHVRDEFGDAIHVLDGGSSDVGIESTIVDLSRGFPALLRPGHVTPQDIADVLGEMPRLPDGSDASAPRASGTLKAHYAPRTRLALLPFDVLEPLLAARAPGERVALVARASRAGHWAEASDVHFVAAPEDPHLYARDLYGLLRALDRANVSRILIEKLPDTIEWIAVNDRLGRAAAAFEANEA from the coding sequence ATGCCGGATCAAATGAAACCCGCTGACGTGACGTCGAGCGTCAGTGCCGACGAAATCGCGCACGCGGCAGCGCTGCTCGATGCGGGACAACTCGTCGCGTTTCCTACGGAGACCGTGTATGGATTAGGCGGCGATGCCGAAAGTCCTGACGCAGTCGCGCGCATTTATGCGGCGAAGGGCAGGCCGGCGAATCATCCTGTGATCGTCCATCTGGCTCCGAACGGCGATCCGAATTATTGGGTCGCGCAGTTGCCGTCCGAAGCCCAACGCCTGATCGATGCTTTCTGGCCGGGTCCGCTTACGCTGATTCTCAAGCGTGCCGCGCATATTCCGGCGGCCGTGAGCGGTGGTCAGGATTCCGTCGGATTGCGCTGTCCGTCGCATCCTGTTGCGCAGTCGCTGCTTGCGGCGTTCAGCGCGTTGCGCAATGGACATGGCGGCGTGGCGGCGCCGTCGGCGAACCGCTTCGGTCATGTCAGCCCGACCACGGCGCAACACGTGCGCGACGAGTTTGGCGATGCGATTCACGTGCTCGATGGCGGATCGTCGGATGTTGGGATCGAATCGACCATCGTCGATCTGTCGCGTGGTTTTCCGGCGCTTCTGCGGCCGGGGCATGTGACGCCGCAGGACATCGCCGACGTGCTCGGCGAAATGCCGCGTTTGCCCGATGGTTCGGACGCGAGCGCGCCGCGCGCGTCGGGCACGCTGAAGGCGCACTATGCGCCGCGCACGCGGCTCGCCTTGCTGCCGTTCGACGTGCTCGAGCCGCTACTGGCCGCGCGCGCTCCCGGCGAGCGTGTGGCGCTGGTGGCGCGTGCGTCGCGCGCAGGACATTGGGCGGAAGCGTCGGACGTGCATTTCGTCGCCGCGCCGGAAGATCCGCATCTGTATGCACGCGATCTCTACGGTCTGCTGCGCGCGTTGGACCGCGCGAACGTATCGCGCATTCTGATCGAGAAGTTGCCCGATACCATCGAATGGATCGCCGTCAACGACCGGCTCGGGCGTGCAGCAGCGGCGTTCGAGGCGAACGAAGCCTGA
- a CDS encoding SGNH/GDSL hydrolase family protein, with the protein MKQASNNTGVVRFARIAVACAAFATLVACGGGSDNNNNNASTTPAGGVKLQVVSFGDSLSDVGTYSPVITSSFGGGRFTTNPGEVWTQKIAEYYGDTLTPAYVGGFGKALVANGGYGYAQGGSDVSRTDGNGYAPNNQAATTWPVTKQVQQYLTDHGSFNSNQLVLINGGANDILQNLSTMLTTISTQVAQLTDPTQAPLVVQSVAQSTVGPMAQALAVQIGTILKGGATHVVVMDVPDIGKTPLAASLAAQLNNAQVPTVISGIVATYNGVLQQALAVGGLTNKVIYVQTSDWLTPLLANPSAQGFSNTTGTACNITQMAANATAYATANPSVLVGGMTAAQYGQQFASSLFCSPNTLTVAGADQSYVFADTIHPTTHAHAAFATLVEGKIAATGLGK; encoded by the coding sequence ATGAAGCAAGCATCAAACAACACTGGCGTCGTGCGTTTCGCGCGGATCGCCGTCGCATGCGCGGCATTCGCGACGCTCGTCGCTTGCGGCGGCGGCAGCGACAACAACAATAACAACGCGAGCACGACGCCGGCGGGCGGGGTCAAGCTGCAGGTCGTGTCGTTCGGCGACAGCCTGTCCGATGTCGGCACGTATTCGCCCGTGATCACCTCGAGCTTCGGCGGCGGGCGCTTCACGACGAATCCGGGTGAAGTGTGGACGCAGAAGATCGCCGAATACTACGGCGACACGCTGACGCCGGCGTATGTCGGCGGCTTCGGCAAGGCGCTCGTGGCCAACGGCGGCTACGGCTACGCGCAGGGCGGCTCGGACGTATCGCGCACGGACGGCAATGGCTACGCGCCGAACAACCAGGCAGCCACGACGTGGCCGGTGACGAAGCAGGTCCAGCAATACCTGACCGATCACGGCAGCTTCAACTCGAATCAGCTCGTGCTGATCAATGGCGGCGCCAACGACATCCTGCAGAACCTGTCGACGATGCTGACCACGATCTCTACCCAGGTCGCGCAACTCACCGATCCGACCCAGGCGCCGCTGGTGGTCCAGTCGGTCGCGCAGAGCACGGTCGGTCCGATGGCGCAGGCGCTCGCGGTGCAGATCGGTACGATCCTCAAGGGCGGCGCGACGCACGTCGTCGTCATGGACGTGCCCGATATCGGCAAGACGCCGCTCGCCGCCAGCCTTGCCGCGCAATTGAACAATGCGCAGGTTCCGACGGTGATTTCGGGCATCGTCGCGACGTACAACGGCGTGCTGCAGCAAGCGCTGGCAGTAGGCGGCCTGACGAACAAGGTGATCTACGTGCAGACGAGCGACTGGCTCACGCCGCTGCTCGCCAATCCGTCGGCGCAGGGCTTCAGCAACACGACGGGCACGGCCTGCAACATCACGCAAATGGCTGCGAACGCGACGGCTTACGCGACGGCGAACCCGTCGGTGCTGGTCGGCGGCATGACGGCGGCGCAGTACGGCCAGCAATTCGCGTCGTCGCTGTTCTGCTCGCCGAATACGCTGACGGTCGCGGGCGCGGACCAGTCGTACGTGTTCGCCGACACGATCCACCCGACGACGCACGCGCATGCTGCATTCGCGACGCTCGTCGAAGGCAAGATCGCGGCTACTGGTCTGGGCAAGTAA
- a CDS encoding sterol desaturase family protein, producing the protein MQFDAELLLLGMAPIFLACIGWEAWHAWRTQPEARMYSWRDTLCNTALALMHQGADKLAWLFVIPVYAYCYAHYRLLDWHAGWISFVVLFVAQDLLYYVFHRCSHRVRWLWAAHVVHHSSERMNFSTAFRQSLMYPVAGMWVFWIPLAFLGFPPKQIVGVVLINLAFQFFVHTQSLGKLGWLEYVLNTPSIHRVHHARNDRYIDRNYAGVLVIWDRLFGSYVEEDLREPPVYGIVEPLHTYNPLKATFHEWASMARDFVRVRGWRNRFNALFAPPAWAAQYHASLRGARDAQALAGQGQHNNNAAV; encoded by the coding sequence ATGCAATTCGATGCCGAATTGCTTCTGCTCGGCATGGCGCCCATCTTTCTCGCGTGCATTGGCTGGGAAGCGTGGCACGCGTGGCGCACACAGCCCGAAGCGCGCATGTACAGCTGGCGCGACACCTTGTGCAATACCGCGCTCGCGCTGATGCATCAGGGCGCCGACAAGCTCGCGTGGCTGTTCGTGATTCCCGTCTATGCGTATTGCTATGCGCACTACCGGCTGCTCGACTGGCATGCGGGCTGGATATCGTTCGTCGTGCTGTTCGTCGCGCAGGATCTGCTCTATTACGTCTTTCACCGCTGCAGCCACCGCGTGCGCTGGCTGTGGGCCGCGCATGTCGTGCATCACTCGTCTGAGCGCATGAACTTCTCGACGGCATTTCGCCAGAGTCTCATGTATCCCGTCGCGGGCATGTGGGTGTTCTGGATTCCGCTGGCGTTTCTCGGCTTTCCGCCGAAGCAGATCGTCGGCGTCGTGCTGATCAATCTGGCGTTTCAATTCTTCGTGCATACGCAGTCGCTCGGCAAGCTCGGCTGGCTCGAATACGTGCTGAACACGCCGTCGATCCATCGCGTGCATCACGCGCGCAACGACCGTTATATCGACCGCAACTATGCGGGCGTGCTGGTGATCTGGGACCGGCTGTTCGGCAGCTATGTCGAAGAAGATTTGCGCGAGCCGCCCGTGTACGGCATCGTCGAGCCGCTTCACACGTATAACCCGCTGAAGGCGACGTTTCACGAATGGGCATCGATGGCGCGGGACTTCGTGCGTGTGCGTGGCTGGCGCAACCGGTTCAATGCACTGTTCGCGCCGCCCGCGTGGGCCGCGCAGTATCACGCAAGTCTGAGGGGCGCTCGCGATGCGCAAGCGCTTGCCGGGCAAGGACAACACAACAATAACGCAGCCGTCTGA
- the dacB gene encoding D-alanyl-D-alanine carboxypeptidase/D-alanyl-D-alanine endopeptidase: MPLAFVSLASSYARSLGRHFRTLTSAHAEPAASLSANRCAASRAAAVLFACAALAVAAPTPAHARKKAQQPAVNVSTVLPPAVMAGLQRAHVPLSSISVVVEKVGDRTPVLALNAGKPMMPASTMKLVTTYSGLSLLGPDYRWKTTAYAQGNVDGSGVLHGNLYIQGTGDPKLVPEELIDLVQKIHKAGITGIDGALVLDKRFFDPSTRDLPAFDDDANAPYNVGPDPLLYAFKSLSFTMSPSDDGKVQIDVLPALAQLQIDNELRATRGPCRGELVTPAVTPAANGVVNASFIGDYPLRCGERTVNVAVLDHTAFFAGGFLALWQQTGGTFNGTTREGPVPIDAKLVATHQGPMLSDIVHDINKFSNNTMARNLFLTIGAVMNRPPATPAKSADAIESFLHRSAMPMEYLSLDNGSGLSREEHITALALADLLQSANASPVAQVFVDSLPVVGVDGTMRNRLTSKPVNGNAHIKTGTLRDVRAIAGYVASADGQSYVVVSLINDPHAEAARAAHDELLEWVYQGPSAMLASTANAQAAEATQEPHRKARKNPQRRGAH, translated from the coding sequence ATGCCGCTCGCCTTCGTTTCACTTGCTTCGTCGTATGCCCGTTCGCTCGGGCGCCACTTCAGGACGCTGACGTCCGCTCATGCCGAGCCGGCGGCTTCGCTGTCCGCAAACCGTTGTGCAGCATCGCGCGCCGCCGCCGTGCTGTTTGCATGCGCCGCGCTCGCCGTTGCCGCACCCACGCCAGCCCACGCGCGCAAGAAAGCGCAGCAACCCGCCGTCAACGTCAGCACCGTGCTGCCGCCTGCCGTGATGGCCGGCCTGCAGCGCGCACACGTGCCGCTGTCGTCGATCAGCGTGGTCGTCGAGAAGGTCGGCGACCGTACGCCCGTGCTCGCGCTGAATGCCGGCAAGCCGATGATGCCCGCGTCGACGATGAAGCTCGTCACCACCTACTCCGGTCTGTCGCTGCTCGGCCCGGACTACCGCTGGAAAACGACGGCGTATGCGCAAGGCAATGTGGACGGCAGCGGCGTGCTGCATGGCAATCTGTACATTCAGGGCACCGGCGATCCGAAGCTCGTGCCGGAAGAGCTGATCGATCTCGTGCAGAAGATTCACAAGGCGGGCATCACGGGTATCGACGGTGCGCTCGTGCTCGACAAGCGCTTCTTCGATCCGTCGACGCGCGATCTGCCCGCCTTCGACGACGACGCCAACGCGCCGTACAACGTCGGTCCCGATCCGCTGCTTTATGCGTTCAAGTCGCTGTCGTTCACGATGTCGCCGTCCGACGACGGCAAGGTGCAGATCGACGTGCTGCCCGCGCTCGCGCAACTTCAGATCGACAACGAACTGCGCGCGACGCGCGGCCCATGCCGCGGTGAACTCGTGACGCCCGCCGTCACGCCCGCGGCGAACGGCGTCGTCAACGCGTCGTTCATCGGCGACTATCCGCTGCGCTGCGGCGAGCGCACCGTCAACGTGGCCGTGCTCGATCACACCGCGTTCTTCGCGGGCGGTTTCCTCGCGCTTTGGCAGCAGACGGGCGGCACGTTCAACGGCACGACGCGCGAAGGGCCTGTACCGATCGATGCGAAACTCGTCGCGACGCATCAGGGGCCGATGCTGTCGGACATCGTTCACGACATCAACAAGTTCAGCAACAACACGATGGCGCGCAACCTGTTCCTGACGATCGGCGCCGTCATGAACCGGCCGCCCGCGACGCCCGCGAAGTCGGCGGACGCGATCGAATCGTTCCTGCATCGCAGCGCGATGCCGATGGAATACCTGAGCCTCGACAACGGCTCGGGCCTGTCGCGCGAAGAGCACATCACCGCGCTCGCGCTCGCCGATCTGCTGCAGAGCGCGAACGCGAGCCCCGTCGCGCAGGTATTCGTCGATTCGCTGCCCGTGGTCGGCGTGGACGGCACGATGCGCAACCGGCTGACGTCGAAGCCCGTGAACGGCAACGCGCACATCAAGACGGGCACGCTGCGCGACGTGCGCGCGATCGCCGGCTATGTCGCTTCCGCCGATGGACAGAGCTATGTGGTCGTCAGCCTGATCAACGATCCGCACGCGGAAGCCGCGCGCGCCGCGCATGACGAGCTGCTCGAATGGGTCTATCAGGGGCCTTCCGCGATGCTCGCCAGCACGGCCAACGCGCAAGCTGCCGAAGCCACGCAGGAGCCTCACCGCAAAGCCAGGAAAAACCCTCAGCGCCGCGGCGCCCACTGA
- a CDS encoding response regulator: MRILLVEDDRMIAEGVRKALRGEGFAVDWVQDGESALNAAQGQPYDLVLLDLGLPKRDGLDVLRTLRTRGHQLPVLIVTARDAVADRVKGLDAGADDYLVKPFDLDELGARMRALIRRQSGRSESTIRHGNLTLDPASHQVTLDGAPVALSAREFALLAALLARPGAVLSKSQLEEKMYGWGEEIGSNTVEVYIHALRKKLGAELIRNVRGLGYMIAKEA, encoded by the coding sequence ATGCGCATACTTCTCGTTGAAGACGACCGGATGATCGCCGAGGGCGTGCGCAAGGCACTGCGCGGCGAAGGTTTCGCGGTCGACTGGGTGCAGGACGGCGAATCCGCACTGAACGCGGCACAAGGCCAGCCCTACGATCTCGTGCTGCTCGATCTCGGCTTGCCGAAGCGCGACGGACTCGATGTGCTACGCACGTTGCGCACACGCGGCCATCAGTTGCCTGTGCTGATCGTGACGGCGCGCGACGCCGTCGCGGATCGCGTGAAGGGACTCGACGCCGGCGCCGACGATTACCTCGTCAAGCCCTTCGATCTCGACGAACTCGGCGCGCGGATGCGCGCGCTGATCCGCCGACAGTCGGGGCGCAGCGAGTCGACCATTCGTCACGGCAATCTCACGCTCGACCCCGCTTCGCATCAGGTGACGCTCGACGGCGCGCCCGTCGCGCTGTCCGCGCGCGAATTTGCGCTGCTCGCCGCGTTGCTCGCGCGGCCGGGCGCGGTGCTGTCGAAGAGTCAGCTCGAAGAAAAGATGTACGGCTGGGGCGAGGAGATCGGCAGCAATACCGTCGAGGTGTATATCCACGCGCTGCGCAAGAAGCTCGGCGCGGAATTGATCCGCAACGTGCGCGGTCTCGGTTACATGATCGCGAAGGAAGCCTGA
- a CDS encoding ATP-binding protein, with the protein MRSIRRQLLFWLLAIVLLGVGIAGWLIYRQALAEANELFDYQLQEIAAALPAEPFSQVLSSRDTGDEGIVLQIWNRNGVLMYYSHPRAPLAPRAELGFSTERTERGDWRVYGAIVGDNVVQLAQPLSVRNRLAANVALRTLWPLIVLLPLLGVAVWGVVGRGLAPLRRVTGALDTRHPEALDPLPDSRLPLEVQPLVRALNGLLERLAVALDTQKAFVADAAHELRTPLAAVQIQSQLVARAHDETERREALHDLQAGVTRATRLAEQLLALARSEPDGHAATGTVDLNALVHECVTAYLPLAQERGVDLGIEASEPATIAGDTEALRVMLNNLIDNATKYTPNGGRVDVCLRVENGKPVVQIGDSGPGIPPDERGRVFDRFYRVGAGATRARTDVSGSGLGLAIVRRIALQHHASVTLDDSATGGLLVSVRF; encoded by the coding sequence ATGCGTTCGATTCGCCGTCAACTGCTTTTCTGGCTGCTTGCCATCGTATTGCTCGGCGTCGGTATCGCGGGCTGGCTGATCTACCGCCAGGCGCTCGCCGAAGCCAACGAACTCTTCGATTACCAGTTGCAGGAAATCGCCGCCGCGCTGCCCGCCGAGCCGTTTTCGCAGGTGCTCAGCTCGCGCGATACGGGCGATGAAGGCATCGTGCTGCAGATCTGGAATCGCAACGGCGTGCTGATGTACTACTCGCATCCGCGCGCGCCGCTCGCGCCGCGCGCCGAACTCGGCTTTTCGACGGAGCGCACGGAGCGCGGCGACTGGCGCGTGTATGGCGCGATCGTCGGCGATAACGTTGTGCAGCTGGCGCAGCCGCTGTCGGTGCGCAACCGGCTCGCGGCGAACGTCGCGCTGCGCACGCTGTGGCCGCTGATCGTGCTGCTGCCGCTGCTCGGCGTGGCCGTGTGGGGCGTCGTCGGACGCGGGCTCGCGCCGTTGCGGCGCGTGACGGGTGCGCTCGACACGCGACATCCCGAAGCGCTCGATCCATTGCCCGACTCGCGACTGCCGCTCGAAGTGCAGCCGCTCGTCCGTGCGTTGAACGGCCTGCTCGAACGTCTTGCCGTCGCGCTCGATACGCAAAAGGCCTTTGTGGCCGACGCCGCTCACGAACTGCGCACGCCGCTCGCTGCCGTGCAGATCCAGTCGCAGCTGGTGGCGCGCGCGCACGACGAAACCGAGCGCCGCGAAGCGCTGCACGATCTGCAGGCGGGCGTGACGCGCGCGACGCGTCTGGCCGAGCAGTTGCTCGCGCTCGCGCGCTCCGAACCGGACGGCCACGCGGCCACGGGCACCGTCGATCTCAACGCGCTCGTGCACGAATGCGTGACCGCGTATCTGCCGCTTGCGCAGGAGCGCGGCGTCGATCTCGGCATCGAAGCAAGCGAACCCGCCACCATCGCGGGCGACACGGAAGCGCTGCGCGTGATGCTCAACAACCTGATCGACAACGCCACCAAATACACGCCGAACGGCGGGCGCGTCGACGTCTGTCTGCGCGTCGAGAACGGCAAGCCCGTCGTGCAGATCGGCGATAGCGGCCCCGGCATTCCGCCCGACGAACGCGGCCGCGTGTTCGACCGTTTTTACCGCGTCGGCGCGGGCGCGACGCGCGCTCGCACGGACGTGTCGGGCAGCGGTCTCGGCCTTGCGATCGTGCGCCGCATTGCGCTTCAGCATCACGCGAGCGTCACGCTCGACGACTCTGCAACGGGCGGGCTGCTCGTCAGCGTGCGCTTCTGA